The Arthrobacter oryzae DNA window GCCGGCAGAACCAGCGCCGGCAGCGCCGTCAGTAAGGGCCGCGTTCGCATCCAGCCACTTGGCGCTCTGCTCCTCCAGCCAGATCAGCGACCGCATGGCGTCCACGGCGGTGCGTTCGACGTCGGACTGGCGGAAGACGTCGTTGAAGACCTCCAGCGAGACCGGACCGGTGTACCCGGCCCGGACCACATGGCCCATGAACTTGGCGAGCTCAAACTGGCCTTCGCCCGGGAACACGCGGTAGTGGCGGCTCCAGGACAGGACGTCCATGGACAGCTTCGGGGCGTCGGCCACCTGGACGAAGAAGATCTTGTCCGCGCGGAACGCTTCGATGGGCGCAGTGTCCCAGTCGCGGGAAAGGATGTGGAAGGAGTCCAGGCAGGTGCCCAGGTTCGGGTGGTCCACGGCTTCCACCAGGCGGTGGGCGTGCTCGTAGTCATTGACGTACTTGCCCCAGGCCAGCGCCTCGTAGGCCACCTTCACGCCATGGTCCCCGGCGAGTGCGGCCAGCCGTCCCAGCTGTTCTGCGCGCAGGGCGTCGTCATCGATCGTGGCCGTGCCAACGTTGGAGCAGACCAGGATCGTGTCCATGCCCAGGCGGGACATCAGCTTGAACTTGGCTTCCGCGCGGCGGAGGTTCGACGCGAGGAGGTCCTCGGAGACGCTGTCGAAATCGCGGAACGGCTGGTAGAGGTCCAGCGTCAGGCCCAGGTCAGAGGCCATCTTCCGGACGTCCTCCGGGCTCAGTGACGACGTGACCAGGTCCTGCTCGAAGATTTCGATTCCGTCGAAGCCGGCAATGGCGCAGGCCTGCATTTTTTCCTTCAGCGTGCCGGACAGGCACACCGTGGCGATTCCGGTGCGCATCAGGCAGCCACCTCCTCTGCCGCCACAAGCTCCAGGAAGTGGGAGCGCATGCGGTCGGCATCCGCTTCGAGGCCGGTGAAGATCCTGAAGGCATCGGCCGCCTGGCCCACGGCCATGCGGCCGCCGTCCAGCACCTCGCAGCCCTTGGCACGGGCTTCGCGGACCAGTTCGGTCTCGATCGGGCGGTAGACAATGTCCGCCACCCAGTGCCGGGATTCGAGCAGGGAGAGGTCCAGCGGCGCGCCCGGGTGCGCGGCCATGCCCACCGGGGTGCAGTGCACCAGACCGTCGGCGAGGGGCATCAGCTGCGGCAGCTCCGCCGTCGTGCGTCCCGCAACGGTGCTGTCCGGGAAGAACCCGGCCAGTTCCGCGGCGCGCGCGGCGCAGCGGTCCGCATCCGTATCCACAAGGTCCAGGTGGCGGACGCCGGCGGTGAGCAGGGCGTAGGCAACGGCGGAACCGGCGCCGCCGGCACCCAGTTGGACCACGCGGTCCAGCTTGGCCCCGGGCAGGCCCGAGGCAAGGGCGGCCGCGAAGCCGGAAAAGTCCGTGTTGTGGCCGATGAAGCGGCCGTCCCGGATGGTCACCGTGTTCACCGCTCCAAGGCGGCGGGCATCCGGGGAAATTTCGTCAAGGTGGTCCAGGACCAGCTGCTTGCACGGGTGGGTGATGTTCAGCCCGTTGAAGCCGAGGCGGTGGGCGCTCTTCAGGAGCTCGCCCACGGATTCACCCGGGAGGCCCAGCTCCAGCAGGTCGATGGGGCGGTAGAGGTACCGCAGGCCCTGCACGTCGCCTTCGCGTTCGTGCATGTGGGGCGTGAGCGACGGCATCACGCCATCGCCTACGAGGCCCACCAGAAAGGACTCTGCTCGATTGCTCATCCGTTTAGCTCCTTTGACAACGGCACTCGGCTTGCCGGGACGCACTGGGCGCCGGCCGTCTGCCGGGTGGTAGGGATTACAGTACAGGAAAAGTTCACATGTTGCACTACTGTTCTTATCGCGAACAAATTACGACGGCGACGCACGGCTCCGCGAGCGGCGCACCTCATCGCTGCGGCAGCCTGGCCGCCAGCTCCGCGGCGGCTTCCTGAAGGACGGGAACAAGGGCCACCAGGTCGTCCAGGCTGAGCCGGAAGACCGGAACGGCCGTGGCCAGGGAGGCGAAGGCGTAGCCCTGCGCATTGAATACGGGAACAGCCACGGCGCGCATGCCCAGCTCGTTCTCCTCGTCCATGACGGCGTAGCCCCGGCGGCGGACCTGGTCGATCTCGGTCCGGAAGGCCTCCCGGTCCGTGACGGAAAATTCAGTCAGCGGGTCAAGCGGCAGCTCCTCCACCAGGCGCTTCCGCTCAGCATCCTCGGCAAAAGCCACCAGGGCCTTGCCCACCGACGTGGTGTGCAGCGCACCGAGGTGCCCCGGATCGCTCGTCACACGGAACGTCTGCGGTCCGTCCACCTTGTTGACCGTAAGGTGATGGTTTCCGTCCCGGACGGAGAGGATGGTGGCCTCCCCGGTTTTCTCGGTGACCCGGCGAAGGATGGGCAGCGCAGTGCCGGCAAATCCATGGTGGTTGGATACCCGCTGGCCCAGCTGGAAGACGCGCAGGCCCAGGTGGTAGCGGCGGCCGTCCGGCTCGTAGTCCACAAAACCATCCCGCGTGAGCGAGCCAAGCAGGCGGTACGTGGTGCTGAACGGCAGCTCCGCGCGGCGGGACAACTCCGCAGCACTGGCACCGCGCGGTTCATCGCCCAGCAGGACAAGCAGACCCAGCGCCTTGCCTACCATGTCCGTGCGGGAGTCTTCCTTGGCCCCCTTGGGCGCCTTGGCTGTCCCGGTTCCCCCGCCCGCCGCAGCAGCGACTCGTCCGGCGGCTTCCAGCTCTGTGTCTTGATTCACACTCATATCTCGATGTTGCCACATTGTGAGAGCTATTTCTAGATGGTGACTATTTTCCTTGACAAGTGACAGTCCTCACAGCCATCATTGCTATATCGCACAAGTAGCTCCCACCATGTGGCTACTCGTCCGGGTCTTTACACGGACCACCAGCCGCCGCCGGCAAGGGCCAACCATCAAGGCCTTGGCCGGGGTTTCCAGAAACGAAGCGCGGCAGCTGCGAAAATCCTGATCCATCCGCGACAATGTCGTCACACAAAGGAACACCATGAGCCAGACACTCCCGTCCACGACGCCGGGCACCGTTGCACCGGCCGGGACCCCGAAGAAGGCAGCCCTCGCCAGCTTCCTGGGAAGCGCCGTCGAGTACTACGACTTCTTCATCTTCGGTTCCGCCGCAGCGCTGATCTTCCCGCACGTGTTTTTCCCCAATGCTGATGCCAACGCCGCCATCATGTCCTTCGCCACGTTCGGCTTCGCCTATGTGGCCCGCCCGGTGGGGGCGGTCATCCTGGGCCACTTCGGCGACCGTGTGGGCCGGCAGAAGGTCCTCATGTTCACCCTGGTGCTGATGGGAGCCTCCACCTTCCTCATCGGCTGCCTCCCCGACTTCAACACCGTGGGCTGGTGGGCTCCGGCCCTGCTGGTGCTCGCCCGCCTCTGCCAGGGCCTCTCCGCCGCCGGCGAGCAGGCCGGCGCCTCGTCGATGACCCTGGAACACGCACCGGATAACCGCCGTTCGTTCTTCACGTCCTGGACCCTCACCGGCACCCAGGGCGGCCAGATCCTCGCCGCCCTCGTCTTCATCCCCGTGCTCGCGCTGCCCGACGAGATCAAGTACGGCATCGGCTGGCGCGTCCCGTTCTGGCTCAGCGCCGTGGTGGTCCTGGTGGCCTTCTTCATCCGCCGCACGCTGCACGAACCGCCGGCATTCGCCGAAGCCCAGAAGTCCGCCGCCATCTCCAAGCTCCCGGTTGCCGACCTCCTGAAGCACCACTGGCGCGACGTCCTCCGCGTCGTAGCCTGCGCCTTCATCGCCGCCGTCTCCACCGTGTTCGGCACCCTGGCCATCAGCTACGCCAAGACCGTGGCCGGCGTGGACGGCACTACCACCCTCTGGCTCGTAGTCGGCGCGAACTTCGTGGCCCTCGGCACCCAGCCGCTGTTCGGCATGCTGGCGGACAAGATCGGCCGCAAGCCCGTCTTCATCTACGGCGCCGTGGCCAGTGCCATCCTGACGCCGGTCTTCCTGGTCAGCCTCGAGTCCGGCAGCGTCCCGCTGATGTTCGCGGCAGCCATCGGTTTCTTCTCCTTCGGCTACGCAGCCTCCAACGCCGTCTGGCCGTCCTTCTACGCCGAGATGTTCAGTACCAAGGTCCGGTTCTCCGGCCTGGCCATCGGCACCCAGCTCGGCTTCCTGATGGCCGGCTTCGCCCCGGCGATCGTGGCTGCCATGGGCGGCATCAAGCCCGGCGGCTGGGTCCAGATCAGCATCTTCACGGCAGTCATCTGCGGCGTTGCGGCGATCTCCGCCCTCACGGCCAAGGAATCCTTCAAGACCCCCACCCGCGAGCTCGGCCTCAAGTAAACGCGCAATATACGACGGCGGCCCGTCCCCTCCCGGGGGCGGGCCGCCGGTGTTTAACCACCAGGAGGCTCAAACAAAGGTCAGGTGGCCAGGACCTCGGCCAGGTTGTACTTGACCGGCTCTTCCAGCTGGTCGTAGGTGCAGGATTCCGGGTCCCGGTCCGGGCGCCAGCGGACAAACTGGGCGGTGTGGCGGAACCGTTCGCCTTCCATGTGGTCGTACTTCACTTCCAGCACACGCTCGGGGCGGAGCGGGATGAAGGACAGGTCCTTGCCGGCGCTCCAGCGGCTGCCTTCGGCCTTCCGCGGCGTCCGGCCGCCCTCCTCCTGCTTGGCCCAGGCCCAGGGGTGGCCGTCGAAGTCCGTCACCAGCGGCTGGAGTTCCTGGAAAAGTTCCTTGCGGCGCTGCATCGGGAAGGCCCCCACCACGCCCACGCTGGCCAGCCCGCCGTCGCCGTCATAGAGCCCCAGCAGGAGCGAACCGATCCGGTCCGACCCGCTGGTGTGCACGCGGTAGCCGGCCAGGACGCAGTCGGCCGTGCGCTCGTGCTTGACCTTGAGCATCACGCGCTTGTCCGGCTGGTACGTGCCGTCCAGGGCCTTGGCCACGATCCCGTCGAGCCCGGCTCCCTCGAACTGGTGGAACCACTGCTGCGCGGTGGCGTTATCCAGGGTCGCGGCGGTCAGGTGGACGGGCGCGGAACTCCCGGCGAGGGCCTTCTCCAGCATGCTGCGCCGCTCGGTGAACGGCCGCCCGGTAAGGTCCTCGTCGCCCAGGGCCAGCAGGTCGAAAGCCACGAACTTCGCCGGCGTCTGCGCCGCGAGGAGCTTCACCCGGCTGGCCGCCGGATGGATCCTCTGCTGGAGGGCCTCGAAGTCCAGCCGGTCGCCGGAGGCGCCCACCAGGACGATTTCGCCGTCGATCACGCACCGCGGCGGCAGGTTTGCCTTCAAGGCCTCCACGAGTTCCGGGAAGTAGCGGGTCATGGGCTTGCCGTTGCGGCTGCCGATCTCCACCTCGTCGCCATCCCGGAAGATGATGGACCGGAAGCCGTCCCATTTGGGTTCAAAGCTCCATTTCGGGCCGGACTCCGGGACGTCGGGCAGGCCGCTGACGGCTT harbors:
- a CDS encoding shikimate dehydrogenase; this encodes MSNRAESFLVGLVGDGVMPSLTPHMHEREGDVQGLRYLYRPIDLLELGLPGESVGELLKSAHRLGFNGLNITHPCKQLVLDHLDEISPDARRLGAVNTVTIRDGRFIGHNTDFSGFAAALASGLPGAKLDRVVQLGAGGAGSAVAYALLTAGVRHLDLVDTDADRCAARAAELAGFFPDSTVAGRTTAELPQLMPLADGLVHCTPVGMAAHPGAPLDLSLLESRHWVADIVYRPIETELVREARAKGCEVLDGGRMAVGQAADAFRIFTGLEADADRMRSHFLELVAAEEVAA
- a CDS encoding IclR family transcriptional regulator, which encodes MVGKALGLLVLLGDEPRGASAAELSRRAELPFSTTYRLLGSLTRDGFVDYEPDGRRYHLGLRVFQLGQRVSNHHGFAGTALPILRRVTEKTGEATILSVRDGNHHLTVNKVDGPQTFRVTSDPGHLGALHTTSVGKALVAFAEDAERKRLVEELPLDPLTEFSVTDREAFRTEIDQVRRRGYAVMDEENELGMRAVAVPVFNAQGYAFASLATAVPVFRLSLDDLVALVPVLQEAAAELAARLPQR
- a CDS encoding MFS transporter; this encodes MSQTLPSTTPGTVAPAGTPKKAALASFLGSAVEYYDFFIFGSAAALIFPHVFFPNADANAAIMSFATFGFAYVARPVGAVILGHFGDRVGRQKVLMFTLVLMGASTFLIGCLPDFNTVGWWAPALLVLARLCQGLSAAGEQAGASSMTLEHAPDNRRSFFTSWTLTGTQGGQILAALVFIPVLALPDEIKYGIGWRVPFWLSAVVVLVAFFIRRTLHEPPAFAEAQKSAAISKLPVADLLKHHWRDVLRVVACAFIAAVSTVFGTLAISYAKTVAGVDGTTTLWLVVGANFVALGTQPLFGMLADKIGRKPVFIYGAVASAILTPVFLVSLESGSVPLMFAAAIGFFSFGYAASNAVWPSFYAEMFSTKVRFSGLAIGTQLGFLMAGFAPAIVAAMGGIKPGGWVQISIFTAVICGVAAISALTAKESFKTPTRELGLK
- a CDS encoding ATP-dependent DNA ligase, which produces MQLPVMPPIAPMLAKAVSGLPDVPESGPKWSFEPKWDGFRSIIFRDGDEVEIGSRNGKPMTRYFPELVEALKANLPPRCVIDGEIVLVGASGDRLDFEALQQRIHPAASRVKLLAAQTPAKFVAFDLLALGDEDLTGRPFTERRSMLEKALAGSSAPVHLTAATLDNATAQQWFHQFEGAGLDGIVAKALDGTYQPDKRVMLKVKHERTADCVLAGYRVHTSGSDRIGSLLLGLYDGDGGLASVGVVGAFPMQRRKELFQELQPLVTDFDGHPWAWAKQEEGGRTPRKAEGSRWSAGKDLSFIPLRPERVLEVKYDHMEGERFRHTAQFVRWRPDRDPESCTYDQLEEPVKYNLAEVLAT